The following are from one region of the Flavimobilis soli genome:
- a CDS encoding lycopene cyclase domain-containing protein — MTGWYLGALAFSFAGVVTIDARWKVALFARERRARALTVAVTLVGAAGFLVWDAVAISRGFFGRGESRAMLGVEVAPHLPVEELVFVTFLSYLTLVVFGGALRLLGQGTRPTPEVRS; from the coding sequence GTGACCGGTTGGTACCTCGGCGCGCTCGCGTTCTCCTTTGCGGGCGTCGTCACGATCGATGCCCGGTGGAAGGTCGCACTGTTCGCGCGCGAGCGCCGCGCCCGCGCGCTGACGGTCGCGGTGACGCTCGTCGGCGCGGCCGGCTTCCTCGTGTGGGACGCCGTCGCGATCTCCCGCGGCTTCTTCGGCCGCGGCGAGAGCCGCGCGATGCTCGGCGTCGAGGTCGCGCCCCACCTCCCGGTCGAGGAGCTCGTGTTCGTGACGTTCCTCAGCTACCTCACGCTCGTCGTCTTCGGCGGCGCGCTGCGCCTCCTCGGGCAGGGCACGCGCCCGACGCCGGAGGTGCGGTCGTGA